The following proteins come from a genomic window of Macadamia integrifolia cultivar HAES 741 chromosome 14, SCU_Mint_v3, whole genome shotgun sequence:
- the LOC122061133 gene encoding GDSL esterase/lipase At4g10955-like isoform X1 — protein MASESYFFSLLGPLHLTAVDWNNEHHCRSVAASLVQGVYALERDRQQNRKGADSLAPAWWEFFHFQLVLQLRDEVDSSIFGSIFEFKPKASNCHYSIQEAPRYVIAFRGTVINPNSCIQEDLRLGFLFTINELHGTSRFKVAMEAIKNKVDVAGALNIWLAGHSLGSAMAMLAGKNMAKTGFFLQAFLFNPPFSSASIERIEDKTLRQGIRIAKSFITAGLTVAIKGHQSEDPFVVLSPWIPCLFVNPADDISSEYVGYFEHRKKMEEIGASKIEELASQNSIRNLLLGKTKSEPLHLLPSANLTINFTPSPDFVRAHGIRQWWRPDLHMHYIIRKSRRAEKRG, from the exons ATGGCCTCTGAGAGTTACTTCTTCAGTCTTTTAGGACCTTTACACCTCACAGCTGTTGATTG GAACAATGAGCATCACTGTAGATCTGTTGCTGCAAGCTTAGTACAAGGTGTCTATGCTTTAGAGCGAGATCGCCAGCAGAATCGTAAAGGGGCTGATTCTCTTGCTCCAGCATGGTGGGAGTTTTTCCATTTTCAGTTGGTTCTTCAGCTCAGGGATGAAGTGGATTCCTCCATCTTTGGTTCCATTTTTGAATTCAAACCCAAGGCTTCTAATTGTCACTACTCAATCCAGGAGGCTCCAAGATATGTCATTGCCTTCCGAGGCACAGTCATTAATCCAAACTCCTGCATACAGGAGGATCTCAGATTGGGTTTCCTTTTCACCATTAATGAACTCCATGGAACCTCACGCTTTAAGGTTGCAATGGAGGCCATAAAGAACAAGGTTGATGTAGCTGGAGCTTTGAATATTTGGTTAGCTGGTCATTCTTTGGGCTCTGCCATGGCAATGCTTGCTGGCAAGAACATGGCCAAGACAGGATTTTTTCTCCAAGCTTTCCTCTTTAATCCACCATTCTCATCTGCTTCAATTGAGAGGATTGAAGATAAGACACTGAGACAAGGGATCCGAATCGCAAAAAGTTTTATCACGGCTGGACTCACTGTTGCCATAAAGGGTCATCAATCAGAGGATCCCTTTGTTGTCTTGTCTCCATGGATCCCTTGTTTGTTTGTGAATCCGGCGGATGATATAAGCTCAGAGTATGTTGGTTATTTTGAGCacaggaagaagatggaagagattGGAGCCTCGAAAATTGAAGAACTAGCTTCCCAGAATTCCATAAGGAATCTTTTGTTGGGGAAGACTAAATCAGAACCTTTGCATCTCCTCCCATCTGCAAATCTTACCATCAACTTTACCCCATCACCAGATTTTGTAAGAGCTCATGGGATTCGTCAGTGGTGGAGACCAGACCTGCATATGCATT ACATTATCAGGAAGAGTAGGAGAGCAGAAAAGAGAGGGTAA
- the LOC122061667 gene encoding GDSL esterase/lipase At4g10955-like, producing MASESYFFSLLGALHLTAIDWNNEHHCRSVAASLVQGVNALERDRQQNRKGADSLAPAWWEFFHFQLVLQLRDEVDSSIFGSIFEFKPKASNCHYSIQEAPRYVIAFRGTVINPNSCIQEDLRLGFLFTINELHGTSRFKVAMEAIKNKVDVAGALNIWLAGHSLGSAMAMLAGKNMAKTGFFLQAFLFNPPFSFAPIERIEDKTLRQGIRIAKSFITAGLTVAIKGHQSEDPFVVLSPWIPCLFVNPADDISSEYVGYFEHRKKMEEIGASKIEELASQNSTRNLLLGKTKSEPLHLLPSTNLTINFTPSPDFVRAHGIRQWWRPDLHMHFKLYQYRWKKF from the exons ATGGCCTCTGAGAGTTACTTCTTCAGTCTTTTAGGAGCTTTACACCTCACAGCTATTGATTG GAATAATGAGCATCACTGTAGATCTGTTGCTGCAAGCTTAGTACAAGGTGTCAATGCTTTAGAGCGAGATCGCCAGCAGAATCGTAAAGGGGCTGATTCTCTTGCTCCAGCTTGGTGGGAGTTTTTCCATTTTCAGTTGGTTCTTCAGCTCAGGGATGAAGTGGATTCCTCCATCTTTGGTTCCATTTTTGAATTCAAACCCAAGGCTTCTAATTGTCACTACTCAATCCAGGAGGCTCCAAGATATGTCATTGCCTTCCGAGGAACAGTCATTAATCCAAACTCCTGCATACAGGAGGATCTCAGATTGGGTTTCCTTTTCACCATTAATGAACTCCATGGAACCTCACGCTTTAAGGTTGCAATGGAAGCCATAAAGAACAAGGTTGATGTAGCTGGAGCTTTGAATATTTGGTTAGCTGGTCATTCTTTGGGCTCTGCCATGGCAATGCTTGCTGGCAAGAACATGGCCAAGACAGGATTTTTTCTCCAAGCTTTCCTCTTTAATCCACCATTCTCATTTGCTCCAATTGAGAGGATTGAAGATAAGACACTGAGACAAGGGATCCGAATCGCAAAAAGTTTTATCACGGCTGGACTCACTGTTGCCATAAAGGGTCATCAATCAGAGGATCCCTTTGTTGTCTTGTCTCCATGGATCCCTTGTTTGTTTGTGAATCCGGCGGATGATATAAGCTCAGAGTATGTTGGTTATTTTGAGCacaggaagaagatggaagagattGGAGCCTCGAAAATTGAAGAACTAGCTTCACAGAATTCCACAAGGAATCTTTTGTTGGGGAAGACTAAATCAGAACCTTTGCATCTCCTCCCATCTACAAATCTTACCATCAACTTTACCCCATCACCAGATTTTGTAAGAGCTCATGGGATTCGTCAGTGGTGGAGACCAGACCTGCATATGCATTTTAAGCTATATCAATACAGATGGAAGAAA ttttga
- the LOC122061133 gene encoding GDSL esterase/lipase At4g10955-like isoform X2, which produces MASEKDNFFYSGPKFFEPFDWNNERHRVSAAASLVNGVYVSEEDYQNNRGPNEALARPWWDFFHFRLVQYLMEDNSIFGAVYEFKHPSSTSHYSIHKAPRCVIAFRGTRLKLGSLQTDIRADIRIFKNEITVTSRFQRAVQTVHNMVTKFGALNIWLAGHSLGSAMAMLIGKNLAKSGVNLKAFLFNPPFSFNPFVSSNDENLKHFLRVKSFITAGLTLFLKDNDKISASHDDFLAVSSWIPYLFVNPVDPFSSGYIGYFKRRKLMEKIGARKFEELATQNSLSNLMFGNTETEPFQVLPSAQLTINSSSSASCGMLSAHGLCQWWSKDVILHGIEYRYK; this is translated from the exons ATGGCTTCTGAAAAGGACAATTTTTTCTACTCAGGACCTAAATTCTTTGAACCTTTTGATTG GAATAATGAACGTCACCGTGTATCTGCTGCTGCAAGTTTGGTAAATGGTGTCTATGTTTCAGAGGAAGACTACCAGAACAATAGAGGACCTAATGAAGCTCTTGCTCGACCCTGGTGGGACTTCTTCCATTTTCGATTGGTTCAATACCTCATGGAAGATAATTCAATCTTTGGTGCTGTTTATGAATTCAAGCACCCATCTTCTACTTCTCATTACTCAATCCACAAGGCCCCAAGATGTGTTATTGCGTTCAGAGGAACACGCCTCAAGCTGGGTTCCTTGCAAACCGATATCAGAGCAGATATCCGTATCTTCAAAAATGAGATTACTGTAACCTCGCGCTTTCAGCGTGCAGTGCAAACTGTTCATAACATGGTGACTAAATTTGGAGCTTTGAATATATGGTTAGCTGGTCATTCTTTGGGCTCTGCCATGGCAATGCTCATTGGCAAGAACTTGGCCAAATCAGGTGTTAATCTCAAAGCTTTCCTTTTTAATCCACCATTCTCGTTTAATCCATTTGTGTCTAGCAATGATGAGAATCTGAAACATTTTCTGAGAGTCAAAAGTTTTATCACTGCTGGACTCACTCTTTTCCTGAAGGATAATGACAAGATATCAGCATCACATGATGATTTTTTAGCTGTATCCTCATGGATTCCTTATTTGTTTGTCAATCCGGTTGATCCCTTCAGCTCAGGGTATATTGGTTATTTTAAGAGGAGGAAACTTATGGAGAAGATTGGAGCTAGGAAATTTGAAGAACTAGCAACCCAGAATTCACTCTCCAATCTCATGTTTGGGAACACAGAAACAGAACCATTTCAAGTCCTCCCTTCTGCACAGCTTACCATTAACTCGAGCTCATCAGCAAGTTGTGGTATGCTCTCAGCTCATGGTCTTTGCCAGTGGTGGAGCAAAGATGTGATCTTGCATGGTATTGAATATCGATACAAATGA
- the LOC122061079 gene encoding GDSL esterase/lipase At4g10955-like: protein MASDKYIFHLTGPSHLITVDWNNSHHHRSVAASLVHGVYVLEDDYQRNRKGPESLAPPWWGFFHFQLLHCLMDNNSIFGAVYEFKPPNSNFHRSIQKAPRYVIAFQGTVFRPGSFTCDLRSVILTVKNEVSVTSRFEIAIQTVQNMVAAVGASNTWLTGHSLGSTLAMLTGKNMARTGIYLQAFLFNPPFLSTPFEWIKDEKLKECIRVTRSFITAGLAIVLKDPRQRSGLEDDFVALSSWVPCLFVNPADPISSEYIGYFGNRKQMEEIGARKIGELATQNSIPNLLFGKKESEPLHVLPSANLTINLSSSSNSKLAHEIFQWWSKKVRLHSKLYQYK, encoded by the exons ATGGCCTCTGACAAGTACATCTTCCACCTTACAGGACCTTCACACCTAATAACTGTTGATTG GAATAATTCACATCACCATAGATCTGTTGCTGCTAGCTTGGTACATGGTGTCTATGTCTTAGAAGACGACTACCAGAGGAATCGTAAAGGACCTGAATCTCTTGCTCCACCCTGGTGGGGGTTCTTCCATTTTCAGTTACTTCATTGCCTCATGGATAATAATTCCATCTTTGGTGCTGTTTACGAATTCAAACCCCCGAATTCGAATTTTCACCGATCAATCCAGAAGGCCCCAAGATATGTCATTGCCTTCCAAGGCACTGTCTTCAGGCCAGGCTCCTTCACCTGCGACCTTAGATCAGTTATCCTTACAGTCAAGAACGAGGTTAGTGTAACCTCGCGCTTCGAGATTGCAATTCAAACAGTCCAGAACATGGTTGCTGCAGTTGGAGCTTCAAATACATGGTTAACTGGTCATTCTTTGGGCTCTACATTGGCTATGCTTACTGGAAAGAACATGGCCAGGACAGGTATTTATCTCCAAGCTTTTCTCTTTAATCCACCATTCTTGTCTACTCCATTTGAGTGGATTAAGGATGAGAAACTGAAAGAATGTATCAGAGTCACAAGAAGTTTTATCACAGCTGGACTCGCCATTGTCCTAAAGGATCCACGCCAGAGGTCAGGATTAGAAGATGATTTTGTTGCCTTGTCTTCATGGGTtccatgtttgtttgttaatcCAGCGGATCCCATCAGCTCAGAGTATATTGGTTATTTTGGGAATAGGAAACAGATGGAGGAGATTGGAGCAAGGAAAATTGGAGAACTAGCTACTCAGAATTCCATCCCTAATCTTCTGTTTGGGAAGAAAGAATCAGAACCTTTGCATGTCCTTCCATCCGCAAATCTTACCATTAACTTGAGCTCATCATCAAATTCTAAACTAGCTCATGAGATTTTCCAATGGTGGAGCAAAAAGGTGCGTTTGCACAGTAAGCTATACCAATACAAATGA
- the LOC122061076 gene encoding GDSL esterase/lipase At4g10955-like has product MPSMHIFQLIKGRRKAEDRGQVKVSDKDIFSCSGPSHLTTVDWNNADHHRCVASSLVNGVYVLERDYKKNRNGPQSLAPPWWEFFHFQLHRRIMDDSSIFGAVYEFNPPASTSHLSIHQAPRYVIAFRGPILKTGSFTSDLKSNIHMVNDGNAAPRFEIAVQTIQEIFSEHGASNMWLAGHSLGSALAMLVGKNMAKAGVYLPAFLFNPSNFSTPIEWIKDEKLKILIRVTVSLITAGLTIARKDPHRWSASEDAFVALFSWIPSLFVNPSDPNSSEYIGYFEHRKEMEKIGAKRIGEIATQNSIPSLLFGKTESEPLHILPSAKLIINKSSSSNSILVAHQICQWWSKDMVLDTKIYQYRSGN; this is encoded by the exons ATGCCTTCAATGCATATCTTTCAACTCATAAAAG GAAGAAGGAAAGCAGAAGACAGAGGGCAGGTAAAGGTCTCCGACAAGGACATCTTCAGCTGTTCAGGACCTTCACACCTCACAACTGTTGATTG GAATAATGCAGATCACCATAGATGTGTTGCATCAAGCTTGGTAAATGGTGTCTATGTTTTAGAGCGAGACTACAAGAAGAATCGTAATGGACCTCAATCTCTTGCTCCACCCTGGTGGGAGTTCTTCCATTTTCAGTTGCATCGTCGGATCATGGATGATAGCTCCATCTTTGGAGCCGTTTATGAATTCAATCCCCCAGCTTCTACTTCTCACCTCTCAATCCATCAGGCCCCAAGATATGTCATCGCCTTCCGAGGCCCAATCCTCAAGACAGGCTCCTTCACATCTGACCTAAAATCAAATATACATATGGTCAATgatgggaatgcagccccacgCTTTGAGATTGCAGTACAAACCATCCAGGAAATATTCTCTGAACATGGAGCTTCAAATATGTGGTTAGCTGGTCATTCTTTAGGCTCTGCCTTGGCAATGCTGGTTGGCAAGAATATGGCCAAGGCAGGCGTTTATCTCCCAGCTTTCCTCTTTAATCCATCAAACTTTTCTACTCCAATTGAGTGGATCAAAGAtgagaaactgaaaattttgatcCGAGTCACAGTAAGTCTTATCACCGCCGGACTCACTATTGCCCGAAAGGATCCACACCGGTGGTCAGCATCAGAGGATGCATTCGTTGCGTTGTTTTCATGGATCCCAAGTTTGTTTGTCAATCCATCAGATCCCAACAGCTCAGAGTATATTGGTTATTTTGAGCACAGGAAAGAGATGGAAAAGATTGGAGCCAAGAGAATTGGAGAAATAGCTACCCAGAATTCCATCCCCAGTCTTCTGTTTGGGAAGACAGAATCAGAACCTTTGCACATCCTCCCTTCTGCAAAACTTATCATTAACAAGAGCTCATCATCAAATTCTATACTGGTAGCTCATCAGATCTGCCAGTGGTGGAGCAAAGACATGGTTTTGGACACAAAGATATACCAATACAGATCAGGGAATTGA